In a genomic window of Seriola aureovittata isolate HTS-2021-v1 ecotype China chromosome 11, ASM2101889v1, whole genome shotgun sequence:
- the LOC130177198 gene encoding dynein light chain Tctex-type 3-like isoform X1 yields the protein MEEYNSGEEQVVFNSDDASVSVKECIEGVIGGTDYNQSKVNQWTASIVEHSLTHLVKQGRPFKYMVNCTIMQKSGAGLHTANSCYWDTATDGSCTVRWENRTMYCVVSVFAVAL from the exons ATGGAGGAGTATAACTCTGGAGAAGAG CAGGTTGTCTTCAACTCTGATGATGCCAGTGTTTCAGTTAAAGAG TGTATTGAAGGTGTCATCGGTGGAACAGATTATAATCAGAGTAAAGTGAACCAGTGGACGGCCAGTATAGTGGAGCATTCTCTGACTCACCTGGTGAAACAGGGACGGCCATTCAAATACATGG TAAACTGTACCATCATGCAGAAGAGCGGTGCTGGTCTCCACACAGCCAACTCCTGCTACTGGGACACTGCCACTGACG gAAGCTGCACGGTCAGGTGGGAGAATCGCACCATGTACTGTGTGGTCAGTGTGTTCGCTGTGGCGCTGTGA
- the xk gene encoding membrane transport protein XK encodes MRLPSSIFVSVSLFTAETTAALYLSSTYRSAGDQIWQGLTLLFTLVPSVLVQLTLTFIHRDLSRDRPLILLLHILQLGPIVRCLEAFCIYGSVGRVEEPYVSITRKKQMPRGGQSEEVERQVGQAEGKLFTHRAAFARTSVIQAFLGSAPQLTLQLYICVLQQGMSIGRGTLMVISLLSIVYGALRCNILAIKIKYDDYEVDVRPMAYLCIFLWRSFEIATRVVVLVLFSSVLQLWVLPVVLLNFLVFFLYPWILFWQSHSPFPENIEKTLTRVGTTIVLCLLTFLYAGINMFCWSAVQVKLNDPDLINKSQNWYRMAVYYMLRFVENASLLLLWYIYKTDFYNFICAPLLVLQLLVAYAIAIFFMLVFYQFCHPCRRLFSSSMTQGLWNCSSLLCLMCNSASPQNRPIGKAVLEPPSPTEPANDRARDTASDTTDDMPNDTSYDMLNDTIYDIPNEMGNNIEGGINGDVSQSVSCNA; translated from the exons ATGCGACTCCCCAGTTCCATCTTTGTGTCGGTGTCTCTGTTCACGGCCGAGACCACGGCAGCGCTTTACCTCAGCTCAACGTACCGCTCCGCCGGAGACCAGATTTGGCAGGGGCTCACGCTCCTCTTCACGCTCGTACCGTCCGTGCTCGTGCAACTGACCCTCACCTTCATCCACCGGGACCTGAGCAGGGACAGACCGCTCATTCTGCTGCTGCATATCCTGCAGCTTGGACCCATCGTCAG GTGTCTGGAGGCGTTCTGTATCTATGGCAGTGTGGGCCGAGTGGAGGAGCCTTATGTCAGCATCACCAGGAAGAAGCAGATGCCCCGCGGGGGTCAGTCTGAGGAGGTGGAGCGGCAGGTGGGGCAGGCGGAGGGGAAACTGTTTACACACCGAGCAGCCTTCGCCCGCACCTCTGTCATTCAGGCCTTCCTGGGATCGGCCCCCCAGCTCACCCTGCAGCTCTACATCTGCGTCCTTCAGCAGGGGATGTCCATCGGTAGAG GCACCCTGATGGTGATTTCCCTCCTTTCCATTGTGTATGGAGCACTGCGCTGCAACATCCTGGCCATTAAGATCAAATATGACGACTATGAAGTGGACGTCCGGCCCATGGCTTATCTGTGCATTTTCCTGTGGAGGAGCTTTGAGATTGCCACCCGTGTGGTGGTCCTGGTTctgttcagctcagtgttgCAGCTCTGGGTCCTGCCCGTGGTTCTGCTGAACttccttgttttcttcctctatcCCTGGATCCTGTTCTGGCAGAGCCACTCACCATTCCCTGAGAATATAGAAAAAACTCTGACCCGAGTGGGGACCACCATCGTGCTTTGCCTGCTCACCTTCCTCTACGCCGGCATCAACATGTTCTGCTGGTCAGCCGTGCAGGTGAAACTCAATGACCCGGACCTCATCAATAAGTCCCAGAACTGGTATCGCATGGCCGTGTACTACATGTTGCGCTTTGTGGAGAACGCCTCACTGCTTCTGCTGTGGTACATCTATAAAACTGACTTCTACAATTTCATCTGTGCGCCACTGCTGGTGCTACAGCTCCTGGTAGCCTACGCCATCGCCATCTTCTTCATGCTGGTCTTCTACCAGTTCTGTCATCCATGTCGGAGGCTATTCTCCTCCAGCATGACCCAGGGCCTCTGGaactgctcctctcttctctgcctGATGTGCAACTCTGCTTCTCCGCAGAACAGGCCAATAGGAAAGGCCGTCCTGGAGCCGCCGAGCCCCACGGAGCCAGCGAATGACAGAGCCCGTGACACAGCCAGTGACACCACGGACGACATGCCTAATGACACGAGTTACGACATGCTCAACGACACAATCTATGACATTCCTAATGAAATGGGCAATAATATAGAAGGTGGAATCAATGGCGACGTTAGCCAGAGTGTATCCTGCAATGCTTAA
- the LOC130177198 gene encoding dynein light chain Tctex-type 3-like isoform X2, giving the protein MEEYNSGEEVVFNSDDASVSVKECIEGVIGGTDYNQSKVNQWTASIVEHSLTHLVKQGRPFKYMVNCTIMQKSGAGLHTANSCYWDTATDGSCTVRWENRTMYCVVSVFAVAL; this is encoded by the exons ATGGAGGAGTATAACTCTGGAGAAGAG GTTGTCTTCAACTCTGATGATGCCAGTGTTTCAGTTAAAGAG TGTATTGAAGGTGTCATCGGTGGAACAGATTATAATCAGAGTAAAGTGAACCAGTGGACGGCCAGTATAGTGGAGCATTCTCTGACTCACCTGGTGAAACAGGGACGGCCATTCAAATACATGG TAAACTGTACCATCATGCAGAAGAGCGGTGCTGGTCTCCACACAGCCAACTCCTGCTACTGGGACACTGCCACTGACG gAAGCTGCACGGTCAGGTGGGAGAATCGCACCATGTACTGTGTGGTCAGTGTGTTCGCTGTGGCGCTGTGA